In Deltaproteobacteria bacterium, a genomic segment contains:
- a CDS encoding error-prone DNA polymerase, producing MYVELNAKSNFSFLRGASDAREYILKAYELGMPAIGIADINGVYGLPRAFETIRDKAPHIKLLCGSEITIENHPPITFLAKTRKGWGILCRIITQTHAGKPKGEGFLSLDELEFLIRRSSCEEDLVCLLKNDEANHFNFFVKNFGSVFITLCRYLDGLDRKRTLKAMELSSQYGFPIVASNDVHYHDYKRRPLQDCLTCIRESVTLDTAGFKLFGNHERYLKSSMQMELLFSDLPQAIHNTVLIAESCTFSLSELKYTYPKESVPPGHTAKSYLRELVLAGAKERYKGLLSPEVDKQIRRELDFFSKRGEEDYFLTMHDILKEAKEKKIVFQGRGSAASSIVCYALGITAVDPVAAQLLFDRFANDARKDPPDIDVDFEHERREEVIQGIYARYGRDRAGMVAAVHTYKSAGAFREICKAIGVEVGTLKADVVRSRFTELAKQYAYRGVFVETLTSEIADFPRHIGTHSGGFVITNELLVETVPVEPAAMDGRTIVQWDKHDLETLGMMKIDILSIGFLTAIRKATNLIGMDWRDIPINDARTYQIIQRAETAGCFQIESRAQMNSLPHTKPATPYEMTIQVALIRPSMSKGGMSRSYLRGRLQAKKGFPFKSGNSAMDHILGRTHGVAMFPDQIMQIAMEVCHWSSIEADQLRRSLGKERSASSVNSQGQKLFKSMLANGISEKLATDIMNRTQGFASYGFPEAHAASYGSLAFKSAYLKAHYPAEYLCALINSQPMGFYRIDFLINEAKRNSDVNVLPVHPLKSEWDAIMEGHKTVRMGFRNIGKMRKEDVDELILERKKKPFQSVEDFIARTNFDKAVLNNLTMANTFECYGIDRRHSFWKSLAFKNLVIQGSSSVQLSLFDENLRIDSEELFDKMTELEEAIIDYRTIGYSLKGSLMKQLRLEVSILPPTNSKLIRQIKTNSLLRCAGILLVDQRPPPAKGFGFITLEDEFGTIDLVARPAVYDGFKQVFRSSRFLIVTGRLQRMDDHVTVLADSFESFAPTGKLRNHQPHPRMLNRIEW from the coding sequence ATGTACGTCGAACTGAATGCCAAATCAAATTTTTCTTTTCTTAGAGGTGCTTCTGATGCCCGTGAATACATCCTAAAGGCATATGAGCTTGGTATGCCGGCAATTGGAATTGCTGACATCAATGGTGTGTATGGTCTTCCAAGGGCCTTTGAAACTATTAGAGATAAAGCTCCTCACATCAAATTACTTTGTGGTTCTGAAATCACCATTGAAAATCATCCACCAATTACTTTTCTTGCTAAGACCAGAAAAGGCTGGGGCATTTTATGTAGAATCATTACTCAGACACATGCAGGAAAACCAAAAGGGGAAGGGTTTTTAAGCCTTGATGAATTAGAGTTTCTGATTCGTCGGAGCTCTTGCGAGGAGGACCTAGTTTGTCTTTTAAAGAATGATGAAGCCAATCATTTTAATTTCTTTGTGAAAAATTTTGGTTCTGTTTTTATTACCCTTTGCAGGTATCTGGATGGTCTCGATCGAAAGAGAACCCTTAAGGCCATGGAGCTTTCAAGTCAATATGGGTTTCCTATTGTAGCCTCTAATGATGTTCATTATCATGACTATAAAAGGCGCCCCCTACAGGATTGTTTAACCTGTATTCGTGAGAGTGTGACTTTAGATACTGCTGGGTTTAAATTATTTGGCAATCATGAGCGCTACTTAAAATCATCCATGCAAATGGAACTTCTGTTCTCTGATTTGCCGCAAGCGATTCATAATACGGTTTTGATCGCAGAGAGTTGTACTTTCTCATTGTCAGAGCTAAAGTACACCTATCCAAAGGAGTCCGTGCCACCTGGACACACGGCAAAGTCTTATTTACGGGAGCTCGTTTTAGCAGGTGCTAAGGAGAGATATAAGGGGCTTCTTTCGCCCGAAGTAGACAAGCAAATTCGCAGGGAGCTCGATTTTTTTTCCAAACGCGGGGAAGAAGATTATTTTTTAACAATGCACGATATTCTTAAAGAAGCTAAGGAGAAGAAAATTGTTTTCCAGGGGCGGGGTTCAGCAGCTAGTTCTATTGTATGCTATGCTTTGGGAATTACTGCCGTTGATCCCGTGGCGGCTCAATTGTTATTTGATAGATTTGCTAATGATGCCAGAAAAGATCCTCCAGATATTGATGTCGACTTTGAACATGAACGTCGGGAGGAGGTCATTCAAGGAATTTATGCTCGTTATGGCCGGGATCGAGCGGGAATGGTTGCCGCCGTTCATACCTATAAATCTGCCGGAGCTTTTCGCGAAATCTGCAAAGCCATTGGCGTCGAAGTAGGAACGCTTAAGGCTGATGTTGTCAGATCCCGTTTCACTGAGCTTGCCAAGCAATATGCTTATCGTGGTGTCTTTGTTGAAACACTCACCTCAGAGATCGCCGATTTCCCTAGACACATTGGAACCCACTCAGGAGGTTTTGTAATTACCAATGAACTTCTCGTTGAAACGGTTCCCGTAGAGCCAGCGGCAATGGATGGCAGAACCATTGTTCAATGGGATAAACATGATCTTGAAACCTTAGGCATGATGAAAATTGATATTCTTTCCATTGGTTTTCTCACAGCTATTCGCAAAGCTACAAATCTCATTGGAATGGATTGGCGGGATATTCCCATAAATGATGCCCGAACCTACCAAATCATTCAAAGAGCAGAAACTGCAGGTTGCTTTCAAATTGAATCCCGCGCGCAAATGAATTCCTTGCCCCACACAAAGCCGGCAACTCCTTATGAAATGACCATTCAAGTCGCCCTCATTCGGCCAAGTATGAGTAAAGGTGGCATGAGTAGGTCTTATTTGCGCGGAAGACTGCAAGCTAAAAAAGGATTTCCCTTTAAAAGTGGAAACTCCGCCATGGATCATATTCTTGGCAGAACCCACGGCGTTGCCATGTTCCCAGATCAAATCATGCAAATTGCCATGGAAGTTTGCCATTGGAGTTCCATCGAGGCCGATCAATTAAGAAGATCCCTTGGTAAGGAGCGAAGTGCCTCCAGTGTGAATAGCCAAGGGCAAAAATTATTTAAATCCATGCTTGCAAATGGAATCAGTGAAAAATTAGCTACTGACATCATGAATAGAACTCAAGGATTTGCTAGCTATGGATTTCCAGAAGCTCATGCCGCCTCCTATGGGTCGTTAGCATTTAAGTCCGCCTATTTAAAGGCGCATTATCCTGCGGAATACCTGTGTGCCCTTATTAATTCTCAACCCATGGGGTTTTACCGAATTGATTTTCTTATTAATGAAGCTAAACGAAATAGCGATGTGAATGTTTTACCTGTTCATCCTTTAAAGTCCGAGTGGGATGCCATCATGGAAGGTCATAAAACAGTTCGGATGGGTTTTAGAAATATTGGAAAAATGAGAAAAGAAGACGTTGACGAGTTGATTTTAGAAAGAAAAAAAAAGCCATTCCAATCTGTTGAGGATTTTATTGCTCGAACAAACTTTGATAAAGCCGTTTTGAACAATCTCACTATGGCTAATACCTTTGAATGTTATGGCATTGATCGAAGACACTCTTTTTGGAAATCACTGGCCTTTAAGAATTTAGTAATCCAAGGCTCATCTTCAGTTCAATTATCTTTGTTCGATGAAAACTTAAGAATCGATAGCGAAGAGCTTTTTGATAAAATGACAGAACTTGAAGAAGCTATCATTGACTATAGAACTATTGGGTATTCCCTCAAAGGGAGTTTAATGAAACAGCTTCGTCTTGAAGTGTCCATCTTACCACCAACAAACTCCAAACTTATACGACAAATAAAAACTAATTCCCTATTAAGGTGTGCTGGCATCTTGTTGGTTGATCAAAGACCACCACCTGCAAAAGGTTTTGGCTTTATCACTCTGGAAGACGAATTTGGAACCATTGATTTAGTTGCAAGACCTGCTGTTTATGATGGCTTTAAACAAGTATTTCGATCTTCAAGATTTTTAATAGTTACAGGAAGGCTTCAGCGAATGGATGACCATGTTACGGTTTTAGCAGATTCTTTCGAGTCCTTCGCTCCCACTGGAAAACTTAGAAACCACCAACCCCATCCACGAATGTTAAACCGAATAGAATGGTAG
- a CDS encoding SOS response-associated peptidase family protein, whose amino-acid sequence MCYSAMVEQDAKKLARMFNAKVQTDFYSELFGRRLEGEKLTINKAMEIPFLKNASSMEEKAIASKIRKWHENEIKRLNEELEKQEIRLKKAEETLKEKETKKAFEDKRISTSKISKCKFDIARHETENLKSESESRIYPFNYISVLCLDDGGNKVIRPMRYHMRPHNENESFDETHGGCYNARFDSLTKVRFWNDSLLKRRGLMVLKKFYENVPIEKYPNRKNLPAEIQNQNNIVICFEPKGIENMFIPVIWDCWEKSGQPQLYSAALITDEPAPEIRATGHDRTPIFIKEIAVDNWLKAQGTAKEIKDIFLSDREKPYYDHEVMGAA is encoded by the coding sequence ATGTGCTATTCAGCAATGGTGGAACAAGACGCAAAAAAACTAGCAAGAATGTTCAATGCAAAAGTTCAAACAGATTTTTATAGTGAACTTTTTGGTAGAAGACTAGAAGGTGAAAAACTCACCATCAACAAAGCTATGGAGATTCCCTTTCTAAAAAATGCAAGCTCCATGGAGGAAAAGGCGATAGCTAGCAAAATCAGAAAGTGGCACGAAAATGAAATTAAACGGTTAAATGAAGAACTTGAAAAACAAGAAATCCGCTTAAAAAAAGCAGAAGAAACTCTCAAAGAAAAAGAAACTAAAAAAGCTTTTGAAGACAAACGAATTTCTACAAGCAAAATATCCAAATGCAAATTCGACATTGCAAGACACGAGACTGAAAATTTAAAGTCTGAATCAGAATCCAGAATCTATCCTTTTAATTATATCTCTGTATTATGCTTAGATGATGGGGGAAATAAAGTCATCAGACCCATGCGATATCACATGCGACCCCATAATGAAAATGAAAGCTTCGATGAAACCCACGGGGGCTGCTACAACGCAAGATTTGACAGCCTGACCAAAGTGAGATTTTGGAATGATTCACTGCTAAAGCGCCGAGGATTAATGGTACTTAAAAAGTTTTATGAAAACGTCCCCATTGAAAAATATCCAAACCGCAAAAATCTCCCCGCCGAAATCCAAAATCAAAACAACATAGTCATTTGCTTTGAACCTAAGGGGATAGAAAATATGTTTATTCCTGTAATATGGGATTGCTGGGAAAAAAGTGGCCAACCACAATTGTATTCAGCAGCACTGATAACAGACGAACCGGCTCCAGAGATAAGGGCAACGGGGCACGACCGTACTCCCATTTTCATAAAAGAAATAGCAGTGGATAACTGGCTAAAGGCACAAGGGACGGCAAAAGAAATAAAGGACATTTTTTTGAGTGACAGAGAAAAACCATACTATGATCACGAAGTCATGGGAGCCGCTTAA
- a CDS encoding YceI family protein — protein sequence MRLIIASISFAALGSGVLASKSLASNFKIDPTQSRVEWSGSKATGAIHHGNIAIKEGLFEVKNENILAGLIKVDMNTLSNEDLKESPNLQDSLVKHLKSADFFKVAEHPESTFVVSSVQKKSANQYLFKGDLTIVGVKKPVEFLAQVKMEKNILKGEATLKLDRTKWGLKYASGKLFAQLGDRLIKDEMILKLKLVAQKDQVEKRVASKDKIN from the coding sequence ATGCGTCTCATAATTGCTAGTATAAGTTTTGCCGCTTTAGGATCTGGTGTTTTAGCTTCCAAAAGTTTGGCGAGCAATTTTAAAATCGATCCAACTCAAAGCAGAGTTGAGTGGAGCGGATCAAAAGCCACCGGTGCTATTCACCACGGCAATATTGCAATCAAAGAAGGACTCTTTGAGGTTAAAAACGAAAATATACTAGCTGGCTTGATAAAAGTTGATATGAATACCCTATCGAATGAAGATCTCAAAGAGAGCCCGAACTTACAAGATTCCCTGGTAAAGCATTTGAAGTCCGCAGATTTCTTCAAAGTTGCCGAGCATCCAGAATCTACCTTTGTTGTGTCCTCTGTGCAGAAGAAATCTGCAAATCAATATTTGTTTAAGGGTGATCTCACCATTGTGGGCGTGAAAAAGCCAGTGGAATTTTTGGCTCAAGTCAAAATGGAAAAGAATATTCTGAAAGGCGAAGCTACGCTGAAGTTGGACAGGACCAAATGGGGTCTAAAGTATGCCTCAGGAAAGCTCTTTGCACAACTTGGTGATAGACTTATCAAAGATGAAATGATTCTGAAGCTCAAATTAGTAGCCCAAAAAGATCAAGTGGAGAAACGTGTCGCTTCTAAGGATAAGATCAACTGA
- a CDS encoding sulfite exporter TauE/SafE family protein gives MEFVGYLAAIVMGVSLGLIGGGGSILTVPILVYLFGQDPLIATSGSLFVVGSTAFVGAILNARKKLIDFKTGVRFAIPSFLGVFTARHFILPYIPDHIIFLGEFTLTKPLLLMGFFGIIMVLASRAMIRSGKATLEPIAEVSNSGKASLTIVIWQGFLVGVTTGFVGAGGGFLIIPALVLLLKLPMKRAVGTSLAIIAANSIFGFTMSIGNLDFDWPLLLKIAVIGIFGIAIGQFYSSRVNEKLLKRGFGYFVLAIGSFVILDQIFKMT, from the coding sequence TTGGAATTTGTAGGATATCTAGCCGCCATTGTAATGGGAGTTTCCCTTGGCCTTATTGGAGGTGGTGGTTCTATTCTTACAGTTCCAATTCTTGTTTACTTATTTGGACAAGACCCTCTTATTGCGACCTCAGGATCACTTTTTGTTGTCGGATCAACGGCTTTTGTTGGTGCTATTTTGAATGCGCGAAAAAAGTTGATTGATTTTAAAACCGGAGTACGTTTTGCAATTCCAAGCTTCCTAGGTGTTTTTACAGCAAGACATTTTATTTTGCCCTATATTCCAGATCATATAATTTTTCTGGGCGAGTTTACACTCACAAAGCCACTCTTATTGATGGGATTTTTCGGCATTATCATGGTGCTTGCGTCCCGAGCTATGATCCGTTCAGGGAAAGCGACACTTGAGCCTATTGCCGAAGTTTCAAATAGCGGTAAAGCTAGTTTGACTATAGTAATTTGGCAGGGATTTTTAGTCGGTGTCACCACTGGTTTTGTCGGAGCTGGAGGCGGATTTTTAATTATTCCAGCTCTAGTCCTACTATTGAAGTTACCAATGAAGAGGGCGGTGGGGACCTCACTTGCCATCATCGCTGCAAACTCTATTTTTGGTTTTACGATGAGCATCGGAAATCTAGACTTCGACTGGCCTTTACTTTTGAAGATCGCAGTCATAGGAATTTTTGGAATTGCCATTGGCCAATTTTATTCTTCGAGAGTTAACGAGAAGTTGCTCAAGCGGGGGTTCGGGTATTTCGTTTTGGCTATCGGTTCGTTTGTGATTTTGGATCAAATATTTAAAATGACGTAA
- a CDS encoding MBL fold metallo-hydrolase, translating to MNKNLIFQQLFETQSSTYTYLLADAVSKEAILIDTVIETVDRDLKLVAELGLKLVYVLDTHIHADHVTGAGEIRRRTGVKTAVPKTASVACADLNLSEGDELSFGPFKIKTLETPGHTDASLSFSCEGMVFTGDVLLIRGTGRTDFQSGSAEDLFDSVHKKLFTLPKDTKVYPAHDYKGFTSSTIEMEIQHNPRVGGGKTKPQFVQIMKDLKLDLPKKIKESLPANMACGSSDKNEKPTDFKTLTPQELSALRDQALVIDVRGPEEYVGELGHIENSHQITLGDKLKQFLEGYNRSEEIVFVCRSGQRSQDAAKLGIDLGFKKISHLGGGMLSWNECKLPVEHKDGL from the coding sequence ATGAATAAAAATTTAATATTTCAACAACTTTTCGAAACGCAGAGTTCGACTTACACCTATCTGCTAGCGGATGCGGTCTCAAAAGAAGCCATTTTAATTGATACAGTGATTGAAACTGTAGATCGGGACCTAAAGCTTGTCGCTGAGCTGGGTTTGAAGCTTGTTTATGTTCTTGATACCCACATTCATGCAGATCATGTGACTGGTGCTGGCGAAATCAGAAGAAGAACGGGAGTAAAAACAGCGGTGCCTAAAACAGCAAGTGTAGCTTGCGCCGATTTGAATCTAAGTGAAGGAGATGAGTTAAGCTTCGGGCCGTTCAAGATTAAAACTTTAGAAACACCGGGGCACACAGATGCTTCGCTGAGTTTTTCCTGCGAAGGAATGGTTTTTACAGGTGATGTTCTCCTTATAAGGGGAACAGGTCGAACTGACTTTCAGAGTGGTTCAGCCGAAGATCTTTTTGATAGCGTACATAAAAAACTATTCACTCTTCCTAAAGATACAAAGGTCTATCCGGCACATGACTACAAGGGGTTTACGTCATCCACGATTGAAATGGAAATTCAGCACAACCCGCGGGTTGGGGGCGGCAAAACGAAACCGCAATTTGTGCAGATTATGAAAGATCTGAAACTAGATTTGCCGAAAAAAATTAAAGAATCTCTTCCAGCAAATATGGCTTGTGGCTCATCTGATAAAAATGAAAAACCTACCGACTTTAAGACACTGACTCCTCAAGAGTTGAGCGCGCTACGGGATCAAGCTTTAGTTATTGATGTGCGTGGACCAGAGGAATATGTGGGCGAGCTAGGTCACATTGAAAATTCTCATCAAATTACTTTGGGAGATAAATTGAAACAGTTTTTAGAAGGATACAATCGGTCAGAAGAAATAGTGTTTGTCTGTCGGTCGGGCCAACGCTCGCAAGATGCTGCAAAACTTGGAATTGATTTGGGTTTTAAAAAGATATCTCATCTGGGTGGTGGAATGCTTAGTTGGAATGAATGCAAACTTCCAGTTGAACACAAGGACGGTCTTTAG
- a CDS encoding helix-turn-helix transcriptional regulator has translation MKSQVNLSALEMKNIRNEVAAILKAISHPQRLMLLCHLADGEKTVGQLEELCGGSQSSISQFLKLMKLEEMLTSEKRGLYVYYSIHDPKIKKLISSLYKIFCNKRG, from the coding sequence ATGAAAAGTCAAGTAAACCTTTCTGCGCTCGAAATGAAGAATATCCGCAACGAGGTTGCCGCAATATTGAAAGCCATTTCTCATCCTCAAAGACTTATGCTGCTCTGCCATCTGGCAGATGGAGAAAAAACTGTAGGCCAATTAGAAGAGCTTTGCGGCGGTTCTCAGTCTTCAATTTCTCAATTTTTGAAACTGATGAAACTTGAAGAAATGTTGACCTCTGAAAAGCGTGGACTCTATGTTTATTATAGCATTCATGACCCAAAAATAAAGAAGTTGATTTCTTCTCTCTATAAAATATTTTGCAATAAAAGAGGATAA
- a CDS encoding DUF455 family protein, translating to MVFSTVSARQKILEIESAIELAFHFPMKDFPMAPARDVPILVPGLLPPKMGLSFKEGQARLLHDLASIELQAMELGLRTLHEFPEAPQGFRDELVGVIRSESYHLTLCLDGIEKLGFRWGDWPAHTMLWAAVDRTDSLLDRVLIVHRYLEGSGLDAGETLLRRLNAVLESPLHAIAKIIVKEEIEHVAFGSRWYREICRQEKIDPQNDFASRLESFRFRIPKRIEKISHTYRKMAGFTNFELDYLECLRSRMAKFS from the coding sequence ATGGTTTTTTCAACCGTCTCGGCTCGGCAAAAGATTTTGGAAATTGAAAGTGCTATTGAACTAGCTTTCCATTTCCCTATGAAAGATTTCCCAATGGCACCGGCCCGCGATGTTCCAATACTGGTGCCCGGGCTATTACCTCCGAAAATGGGCCTATCCTTTAAAGAAGGTCAAGCCCGCCTACTGCATGATCTTGCCAGTATTGAATTGCAAGCTATGGAATTAGGGCTAAGAACTTTGCACGAATTTCCAGAAGCCCCTCAGGGATTTCGTGACGAATTGGTTGGCGTCATCCGTTCAGAAAGCTACCATTTAACTTTATGCTTAGATGGAATTGAGAAACTAGGGTTTCGCTGGGGAGACTGGCCTGCGCATACGATGCTTTGGGCGGCAGTAGATAGGACCGACTCATTGCTCGATCGGGTATTAATTGTGCATCGCTACCTGGAGGGCAGCGGACTGGATGCTGGCGAAACACTTTTACGCCGACTTAATGCTGTTTTGGAATCACCGTTGCATGCTATTGCAAAAATAATAGTAAAAGAAGAAATTGAACATGTCGCATTTGGTTCACGCTGGTATCGTGAGATTTGCAGACAGGAAAAAATTGATCCGCAAAATGATTTTGCAAGTCGTTTAGAGTCTTTTCGCTTTCGCATACCCAAGAGAATCGAGAAAATAAGTCATACCTATAGAAAGATGGCCGGTTTCACTAATTTTGAACTCGATTATTTGGAATGTTTACGATCACGCATGGCTAAGTTTTCCTAG
- a CDS encoding GNAT family N-acetyltransferase, with product MDWVFGVTLRQTGEVIGHVGLSPLTDGEVEIGYAIGESHQKRSFASQSAAAVSMWAMLNLDLPKINGIVASENVGSGRVLEKAGFTLEAEQDHYYLGKVRLR from the coding sequence GTGGATTGGGTATTTGGTGTCACCCTTAGGCAGACTGGAGAAGTCATTGGACACGTTGGACTCAGTCCCCTCACCGATGGAGAAGTTGAAATTGGTTATGCTATAGGCGAAAGCCACCAAAAACGAAGTTTTGCCTCTCAATCTGCTGCAGCTGTAAGCATGTGGGCCATGTTAAATTTAGATCTTCCGAAAATAAATGGAATAGTTGCGAGTGAGAACGTTGGTTCGGGTCGCGTTTTAGAAAAAGCCGGTTTTACTCTCGAGGCCGAACAAGATCATTACTATCTCGGCAAGGTTCGCCTCCGGTAG
- a CDS encoding transglycosylase domain-containing protein, whose protein sequence is MLKNKFLFLILISTTVIALTTAIAVKRPPYLDTLARSTTGQRAAILDRWKQPLRVSYAHDWNIHEQVRLSEVPQVLRDAIVTQEDQRFFQHHGIDWLARAKAIVSNLLAGKNVRGASTITEQVVRIIHPRPRTLVSKWLEGWEALWLEARHSKDEIFEFYLNQVPYSQQRRGILQAARLYFNRSLSTLNEKEILSLAVLIKSPVRLDLRNSEKRINPMIEALAVRMNVNKAISESQLQRCRELPWSLQHTDAPVSAAHFIHFVESRYAHQPQSIYETTLDPELQNFTQKLLTQSLIMARKKYEVENAAVIVADHITGDVLAWVVAENESNSAVAYDAVTVARQPGSALKPFLYGLAFERGHSATSLIEDAPSDTPIGQGLHSFKNYSRTYYGWISLREALANSLNVPAVKLVREVGLENFRNLLTSMKFESLSRPTSEYGDGLVLGNGEVSLWEMINAYSMLARMGVWQPLRVTFNEKPEHRRLLSPESSSLVGNILSDTHARRLEFGDSSIMRFPVQTALKSGTSTDYRDAWAFAYNYRYVLGIWMGNLSNKTTEGMTGSTVPMLLARGIMAKLNENQETRPLYLSPQLQLRDIAGRSGDQNTDYFTGSSLEKSPIRIEHDKSEFKLVRPTSGLHMAIDPRIPSDSQVFEFELEGAQPGLPIQWNLNGKLISQTLVPNYTWTLEKGNHRLLAKQGNKESVCDFIVK, encoded by the coding sequence GTGTTAAAGAATAAATTTCTATTTTTAATTTTAATTAGCACCACTGTTATCGCGCTCACAACGGCGATCGCAGTGAAGCGTCCACCCTATTTGGACACCTTGGCCAGAAGTACGACAGGGCAGCGGGCTGCAATATTAGATCGTTGGAAACAACCGCTGCGAGTGTCTTATGCACACGATTGGAATATCCACGAACAAGTACGACTATCCGAAGTGCCTCAAGTTTTACGTGATGCGATTGTTACGCAGGAAGATCAGCGTTTTTTTCAGCATCATGGTATCGACTGGCTAGCCCGCGCGAAAGCCATAGTGTCCAACCTGCTGGCCGGCAAAAATGTTCGTGGAGCGAGTACCATCACCGAACAAGTCGTTCGAATCATTCATCCTCGCCCACGTACACTGGTCTCAAAATGGTTAGAGGGATGGGAAGCATTGTGGTTAGAAGCTCGTCATAGCAAAGACGAAATTTTTGAATTTTATTTGAATCAAGTTCCGTATAGTCAGCAACGTCGTGGGATTCTGCAGGCGGCCCGCCTTTATTTTAACCGGTCGCTGTCAACACTGAACGAAAAAGAAATTCTATCTCTAGCTGTGCTGATTAAAAGTCCCGTTCGATTGGATTTAAGGAATTCAGAGAAACGCATAAATCCCATGATCGAGGCATTGGCTGTACGGATGAATGTTAATAAAGCGATAAGTGAATCGCAGTTGCAGCGTTGTCGCGAACTTCCATGGTCCTTGCAGCATACCGACGCACCGGTTTCGGCCGCACATTTTATTCATTTTGTGGAAAGTCGTTATGCCCATCAACCTCAGTCTATTTACGAAACAACGTTAGATCCCGAGCTGCAAAATTTTACCCAGAAGTTATTAACTCAATCACTTATTATGGCTCGAAAAAAATACGAGGTAGAAAATGCCGCCGTAATTGTGGCAGATCATATCACCGGCGATGTCTTAGCGTGGGTTGTCGCAGAAAACGAGTCAAATAGTGCTGTGGCATATGATGCCGTGACCGTCGCGCGACAACCAGGTTCTGCATTGAAACCGTTTCTGTATGGGCTAGCATTCGAGCGTGGCCATAGTGCCACTTCGTTAATTGAAGACGCACCCTCAGACACACCAATTGGACAGGGCTTACATTCCTTTAAAAACTATTCACGAACTTATTACGGCTGGATTAGTCTTCGTGAAGCCTTGGCCAATTCGCTTAATGTTCCAGCGGTAAAGTTGGTCCGCGAAGTGGGACTAGAAAATTTTCGGAATCTTTTAACTTCGATGAAGTTTGAAAGTCTATCGCGCCCCACAAGTGAGTATGGAGACGGTCTTGTGCTTGGAAATGGTGAAGTGAGTTTATGGGAAATGATTAATGCCTATTCGATGTTAGCCAGGATGGGTGTATGGCAACCGTTACGTGTGACGTTCAATGAAAAACCTGAACATCGCCGTCTATTAAGTCCCGAATCTTCCTCATTAGTTGGAAATATACTTTCTGATACGCACGCGCGACGCTTGGAATTTGGCGATAGTTCCATCATGCGTTTTCCTGTTCAGACGGCGCTAAAATCTGGGACATCGACAGATTATAGAGACGCCTGGGCATTTGCCTACAACTACCGATATGTTCTTGGGATTTGGATGGGCAATTTATCTAATAAAACTACGGAAGGCATGACTGGCAGTACTGTGCCCATGCTGCTTGCTCGCGGAATTATGGCTAAGCTAAATGAAAATCAAGAAACTCGTCCTTTGTATCTGTCTCCGCAATTGCAATTACGAGACATTGCCGGCCGCAGCGGTGACCAAAATACGGACTACTTTACAGGAAGTTCCCTTGAAAAAAGTCCAATACGCATCGAGCACGACAAATCAGAATTCAAGCTAGTGCGGCCAACGTCAGGATTACATATGGCCATAGATCCCCGAATTCCTTCCGATTCACAAGTATTTGAATTTGAGTTGGAAGGCGCGCAACCCGGATTACCTATTCAATGGAATCTAAATGGAAAACTGATTTCACAAACGCTAGTTCCTAATTACACGTGGACTCTTGAAAAAGGAAATCATAGACTTCTTGCAAAACAGGGCAACAAGGAAAGTGTTTGCGATTTTATCGTAAAGTAA